The sequence AGTGGGGGAGCCAGATGATTCTCTCTAAAAAAGCCCTCCCGCCTCTTGGAAGTGTGAATGCTTATGCTTTTGGGTCGCGGCTGGATCAAGTGGCGCTCGTGCTAGAGAGAATCCATACTTGGGTGAATGAAGGAATCGAGCCTGAGAGAATCGCCATCATCCTGCCTGATGAGCGATTCGCCGACTATCTTCGACTCTTTGATAAAGAGCGCAACTTCAACTACGCGATGGGAGAGCGTTTCAGCGATTCTTCTCTCTTTCTCTCTCTCCAAAAAGAGATCGAGCGCCTCGAATCTCTCCCGCCTCCCGCCTCTCTTTTGGAGCTCTCCCCTTTGGGATTGGAGGCGCTTAGAGCGTTTACGCTTGAGCTTGAGAGCCAAGGAGAGATCGAAGCCTCTAGATTGCTACAAGAGGGAATCACTCTTTTAGCCCCCTTGGAGAGAATCCTAGAGAATCGCCCTCCTTCAGAGATACTCCGCCTTCTGCTCAAAGAGTTTGCCACAAGAAGAATCGATGATGTGGGCGGGGGAAGAATCCGTGTCATGGGGATTTTGGAGACGAGAGGATTGAATTTTGATCGCGTGGTGGTGGTCGATTTTAATGAGGGGCTCATTCCAAAGCCCAGCGACAAAGACCTCTTTCTAAACTCCTCCATCCGCGCCAAGTGCCATCTTCCCACCCGCTTAGAACGGGAAAATCTCCAAAAGCACTACTACCTCTCCCTTCTGCGCCGCGCCAAAGAGAGCGTGTTGGCTTTTGTGAGCAACGAACAAAATGAGCCCTCTAGGATGCTTTTAGAGCTTCAAACCCCGATTTTTTCAGGCAAAGAGCTTTATGAGCGCACGCTCTTTGGGGCTCCCAGAGAACATAAGGGTTTTGTGGAGGAGATCATCGATTCGATTCCGTGGGAGAGGGAGCGCTTCTCTCACTCTAGGCTTCAGAGCTTTCTTTTGTGCAAGCGCCAATACTACTATCGCTACATCCGAGGCTACAGCCAAAGAGAAGAGGAGAATGAAAGTGCTTGGCTAGGAAAGACGGTGCATCGGTGGCTCAAAGAGAGCTTTGATCCATCCATTTCCCAAAAAAAGAGGCGTGAACATTTTCTCTCACTCCTTCAAAAGGAGCGATTCCCCAGTGCGAAACTCGCTTTTGAGGCGAGAGCCACCGCTAAAAAGATGGAGCGATTCTTTGAACGCGAAAAGGAGCGTGCTAAAGAGGGGGCCCAACCCCTTTGGCTAGAGGAGCGCGTGGAGTTTGAGGTGGAGGGGATAGATTTTGTGGGTTTTATCGATCGAGTGGATCGAGTGGGTGAGGAGTATTGGATATTAGACTACAAGCTCAAAAAAGCTCTCAAGGTTGACAAAGAGCGCGACTTAGAGAAGACGAGCGACTTTCAGTTTGCCCTCTACGCCCAAGCCCTCCGCCAAAGAGTTGGAGGGGCGGTGGCGATTCGCGCCTTTTATTATGATCTATTTAAAGGCACGCTTGAAGAGGAGGAGTATCTAGAGGAGAAGATCGCTCTGCTCCCCTTGCGCCTAGCTAGGCTAAAGGAGAAGAATCTCTCCTTTGAGCTTTGCGAAGATGCAAGAGTGTGTCGCTATTGCGCCTATGCCGCTATTTGCGACCGAGAAGATTAAGGATTCGAGAGAAAAAGAGGAGCGAGAGGGTGAGGAGCAGGAGCTTGAAGACCCACTCTGATTGAATATGCATGGAAGCAAAAGCCGAGCTCCCTGTCGCCTCTTCGCCTAATTTTTGAGCCTCAATGATATAGGGGGTGTAGTAGAGCGTGAAGAGGAAAATGCCTATTACACTAAGACCGCCAAAGAGAAGGAATGGAGGGCGTGAGGCTCCAAGTTTGAAGGCGAGAATCTCATAGGTGATAATGAAAAAAGCGGTGAAGTTGAGCAGGTAGCCAAATTTCACAAAGATTTGGGTCATAAGAATCCCTGAGTGAAACTTGGTGAGGGGAAGATCAGGGAGGTAGAACCACGCTTTAAAGATGACGGGAGCGCCAAAAACCCCTAGAGCGATAATCGCCCCGATGGTGACTCCGAGTACCCAAAGATAGAGGGTTTTAGCTAGGGGAAGGAGGAGTTTGCCTTGAAACATCTTTTTCCTTTAGGATAAACTTTCTCCCATTCTAGCCCAAAAACCATTGGAGGTAACTTTGAAAATCTTGCTCGCCCCTAGCGAATCAAAAATTTTCCCCACCCACCAAGCCTCTAGAGCGCTTGAGTTTATTTTTCAAGGAGGAGGAGCGCGAGGGCGTACTTTGGAGGCGTATGAGGAGTGGATGAGGCAGGGTAGCGAGGCGGAGATTTTGCGTCTTTGGGGGCAGAAACGCCTAGAGCTAGAGGCACTTGGTTTTTGCCAGAATCTTGCGCACTCCCCAAGGGAGAAGGCGATTAGACTCTATAATGGCGTAGCCTTTAAGGCGCTTGAGTATGAGACGCTTCCTTTGGAGGCGCAAGAGTGGGTGGATCATTCGACATTAATCTTCTCCAATCTCTTTGGAATCATCCTTGCCAAAGAAGAGATTCCCTACTATCGGCTTAAACAGGGGAGTAGCTGGGAGGGATTTGAGACTCGACGCTATCATCAGGCGTTTGAAGCGGAGCTTTTGGAGTGGCTAGGGGATGAGGTCATTGTCGATCTTCGTGCTGAGTTTTATCATGCCAGCTTTACCCCTTTAAGCCCCACCTATCGCCCCCTCTTCTACCAAAGAGGCAAAAAGGTGAGCCACTACGCCAAGCATTATCGTGGGCGCTTTTTGCGTCAGCTAGCCCTCAGGGGCGAAGAGGCGCTCTATGGGCGGAATATCCTAGAAGAAGAAGGGGTGTTACTCAAAGGAATCTCAGTGAAGCAAAACCTCCATTTGATGGAGTTTGAGCTACTTCATTGAGTTGGGTCTAAAGTTTCTTAAGATACAATCAAGCCGCAGTTTTCCAAACGCAATTCTATTTCCCTCACCAAATGGAGCGAACTCATGGTAAAAATCACTGAAAACAGCTTGCGGGACGGTCATCAATCCCTTCTAGCGACAAGAATGCGCACAGAGGATATGGTCGAAGCCGCCAAGCTTTTGGAGCAAGTTGGATTCCACAGCGTTGAGGCTTGGGGTGGGGCGACCTACGACACCTGTCTGCGCTACCTCAAAGAGGACCCTTTTGAGCGCCTTGCGACCTTCAAAGCGATCTTTCAAAAGACCCCTATTCAGATGCTCCTTCGAGGTCAAAATCTCATCGGTTATCGTCACTATGCCGATGACACCGTGAGAGAGTTCATCCGACTCTCCGCCCTTCATGGCGTGGATATCTTCCGAATCTTTGACGCGCTCAATGATATTCGTAACCTTGAGGTCTCCATTGAGGAGGTGAAAAAGCAGGGCAAACACGCTCAAGGGGCGATTAGCTACACTGTCTCCCCTGTGCACACCACAGCAGGGTTTGTTGAGTATGCCAAGGAGCTGGTGAAGCGAGGATGCGACAGCGTCTGCATTAAAGACATGGCAGGGCTCATCACGCCTATGGCGGCGTTTGAGTTGGTGAAGGCGCTCAAAGAGAGCCTCTCTGTGCCCGTGCAGTTTCACTCTCACTCGACCGCAGGTTTTGCGTTTGGTTCTCACCTCAAAGCCGTCGAGGCAGGAGCGGATATTCTTGATCTTAGCAACTCTGCCCTAGCGGAGGGGACGAGCCACCCTTGCGCCCAGTCCATGGTGGCGGCACTTGCGGGGACTCCTTATGACACCAAGCTCAATCTAGAGCCCATGGAGCAGGCGGCGGAGATTTTGAAGCGCCATCGAAGAAAATATAAGAAGTTCGAATCTGAATACAATCAGATTGACACGCGAGTTTTGGTGAGCCAGATTCCTGGAGGGATGATCTCCAATATGGCCAATCAGCTCAAAGAGCAAAACGCCCTCAACCGCATGGATGAGGTGTTGCGTGAGATTCCTAAGGTGCGAGAAGATTTTGGTTTCCCTCCTTTGGTGACCCCCTCTAGCCAGATCGTGGGCACTCAAGCGGTGCTCAATGTCCTTATGGGAGAGCGATATAAGACGATCACCACCGAGACGAGAAATCTTGTTCGTGGCCTTTATGGCAAGAGCCCCGCGCCCATTAGCGAAGCGCTCAAGGCAAAGATTCTAAGTGAGGGCGAGACACTCATTGAGACACGCCCTGCGGATAGTTTAGAGCCTGAGATGGAGAGGGCAAAAGCGGAGAGTGTGGAGTTTGCTAAAAACGAAACGGATGTGATCTCCTATGCCATTTTTGGTGCGATGGCCAAGAGCTTCCTCGTAGAGCGTAACGAGGGCAAGCTTGCGCCTGAGCCTTTGACACTCTTTGAAGATTATGGGCATGAGCCTTTGGCTAAGGAGTTCACTGTGACCGTGCATGGTGAACAGTATCAGGTTAAGATCGAAGGCAGCGGCACCAAAGAGGAGGGGCTTCGACCCTTCTTTGTGCGCGTGGATGGCGAACTCAAAGAGGTTTTTGTCGAATCCAACGAGGGTGCAGGTGGAGCGAGTGCTTCTTCTGCGAGCACTAAAAAA comes from Wolinella succinogenes DSM 1740 and encodes:
- a CDS encoding PD-(D/E)XK nuclease family protein, with amino-acid sequence MALQPLGMSFLHTLDSQWRIFSPKPKSFWDAKSVLERPTLYLFSTGRALEGFYRAQDEGFLPYAMTFEGFLSTIRLFPQKKRLPSSLRPLFLSIAASKVEVERLGFESNFLSFLENSPFFLSFFDELASVGVSLPSLASFDVYDEYGDHLGVLERLLEAYKSELEGFGYIDEALFEAEFYEEFVRGYGEIRFLVEGFLSLKEMELLNQVASITPLVVTLEIDGYNLDYYRRLGMTKEELERNYRYEIEWGSQMILSKKALPPLGSVNAYAFGSRLDQVALVLERIHTWVNEGIEPERIAIILPDERFADYLRLFDKERNFNYAMGERFSDSSLFLSLQKEIERLESLPPPASLLELSPLGLEALRAFTLELESQGEIEASRLLQEGITLLAPLERILENRPPSEILRLLLKEFATRRIDDVGGGRIRVMGILETRGLNFDRVVVVDFNEGLIPKPSDKDLFLNSSIRAKCHLPTRLERENLQKHYYLSLLRRAKESVLAFVSNEQNEPSRMLLELQTPIFSGKELYERTLFGAPREHKGFVEEIIDSIPWERERFSHSRLQSFLLCKRQYYYRYIRGYSQREEENESAWLGKTVHRWLKESFDPSISQKKRREHFLSLLQKERFPSAKLAFEARATAKKMERFFEREKERAKEGAQPLWLEERVEFEVEGIDFVGFIDRVDRVGEEYWILDYKLKKALKVDKERDLEKTSDFQFALYAQALRQRVGGAVAIRAFYYDLFKGTLEEEEYLEEKIALLPLRLARLKEKNLSFELCEDARVCRYCAYAAICDRED
- a CDS encoding DUF4149 domain-containing protein; translation: MFQGKLLLPLAKTLYLWVLGVTIGAIIALGVFGAPVIFKAWFYLPDLPLTKFHSGILMTQIFVKFGYLLNFTAFFIITYEILAFKLGASRPPFLLFGGLSVIGIFLFTLYYTPYIIEAQKLGEEATGSSAFASMHIQSEWVFKLLLLTLSLLFFSRILNLLGRK
- a CDS encoding YaaA family protein, which encodes MKILLAPSESKIFPTHQASRALEFIFQGGGARGRTLEAYEEWMRQGSEAEILRLWGQKRLELEALGFCQNLAHSPREKAIRLYNGVAFKALEYETLPLEAQEWVDHSTLIFSNLFGIILAKEEIPYYRLKQGSSWEGFETRRYHQAFEAELLEWLGDEVIVDLRAEFYHASFTPLSPTYRPLFYQRGKKVSHYAKHYRGRFLRQLALRGEEALYGRNILEEEGVLLKGISVKQNLHLMEFELLH
- the oadA gene encoding sodium-extruding oxaloacetate decarboxylase subunit alpha, whose amino-acid sequence is MVKITENSLRDGHQSLLATRMRTEDMVEAAKLLEQVGFHSVEAWGGATYDTCLRYLKEDPFERLATFKAIFQKTPIQMLLRGQNLIGYRHYADDTVREFIRLSALHGVDIFRIFDALNDIRNLEVSIEEVKKQGKHAQGAISYTVSPVHTTAGFVEYAKELVKRGCDSVCIKDMAGLITPMAAFELVKALKESLSVPVQFHSHSTAGFAFGSHLKAVEAGADILDLSNSALAEGTSHPCAQSMVAALAGTPYDTKLNLEPMEQAAEILKRHRRKYKKFESEYNQIDTRVLVSQIPGGMISNMANQLKEQNALNRMDEVLREIPKVREDFGFPPLVTPSSQIVGTQAVLNVLMGERYKTITTETRNLVRGLYGKSPAPISEALKAKILSEGETLIETRPADSLEPEMERAKAESVEFAKNETDVISYAIFGAMAKSFLVERNEGKLAPEPLTLFEDYGHEPLAKEFTVTVHGEQYQVKIEGSGTKEEGLRPFFVRVDGELKEVFVESNEGAGGASASSASTKKSGGLPHATKQGHIISPMPGTLAKIKVKVGDLVKAGDTLAVVEAMKMENEVLSTIDGTVKEIYAEEGTSVSNNVAIMLIG